TCCCGGCGCGGCCCAGCTGTTGGAGAGCAATCCCGCACTGGCCTTCGCGCTAGCGTCGAGCTGGGCGTTCCGTCCCCGCGCGGTCGCCAGGCCCTTGCGCTCCGCCCGCTCGCTCCTGTCCAAGCCGCGCACGGTCATCGCGGAGTGGCTCGCCTTTGACCGGAACAAGGGGGAGCCGAAATTCCCCTTCCTCTCCAGCGCGGGCCGCCGCTCGTCCGCCTCCCTACCGGAGCGCGTGGCGAGACGAGCGTGTCGTCCACGACGTAGAGCCATGGCAGGTCTGGCTCCACAACGGAGTGCTCTACCTTCGTGGATTCTCGAGGAAGCGCCGCGCGGCCCGCACGTTCCGACTCGCCAACGTCGAAAGTATCACCGTGCTCCCCAACGTCCGCCCCAGTGCGCCCGTTCCGAGCGACCCTTGGGAAGGCGATGACCCGCGCTACGGGATCGACCACGACCGGCCGAACGACGCTCTGCTGCTGTTTCGCGGCCCGGTTGCACGGCG
This portion of the Polyangiaceae bacterium genome encodes:
- a CDS encoding WYL domain-containing protein, producing MTGTRGSRNSPSSPARAAARPPPYRSAWRDERVVHDVEPWQVWLHNGVLYLRGFSRKRRAARTFRLANVESITVLPNVRPSAPVPSDPWEGDDPRYGIDHDRPNDALLLFRGPVARRIAAATWHPAQHDTWVIEGELLERRLPYRSCRELARRLATVADGLDAGGAA